The following coding sequences lie in one Apium graveolens cultivar Ventura chromosome 3, ASM990537v1, whole genome shotgun sequence genomic window:
- the LOC141710724 gene encoding citrate-binding protein-like: MKFSCSNLNVLLFLGLGGLVVLSDIHILCGADPTDGFTYVPLTEANYVIQKPYDIPVEQRYSYVNGTHKFWVYADDKAHNPGSLTQPRTELRVTGLDYSSGVWQFEGHAFVPNGTSGHTIVQIHGAAHGNTTILLRIFEGNMRYYSSDIVATNLYDKWFRLNLIHNVDEGHLMVFIDGELKFQIHDQGPGDLYFKCGVYAAPRNISYYMESRWRDIRLYKM; the protein is encoded by the exons ATGAAATTCTCCTGCAGTAATCTAAATGTGCTCCTTTTTTTAGGACTCGGTGGATTAGTAGTCCTGTCTGATATTCATATTTTGTGCGGAGCTGATCCAACAGATGGATTCACTTATGTGCCACTAACTGAAGCTAATTACGTAATCCAGAAACCATACGATATACCAGTTGAACAACGTTACAGTTATGTAAACGGGACTCATAAATTTTGGGTTTATGCTGATGATAAGGCACATAATCCAGGTAGCCTCACTCAGCCACGTACAGAACTTCGAGTAACT GGACTCGACTATTCATCTGGAGTGTGGCAATTTGAAGGCCATGCTTTCGTCCCTAATGGAACCTCTGGTCACACAATAGTTCAAATTCACGGTGCAGCTCATGGTAATACAACTATATTACTACGAATATTTGAGGGAAATATGAGGTATTACAGTAGTGATATTGTTGCTACGAATTTGTACGATAAATGGTTCAGGCTGAACCTGATCCATAATGTAGATGAAGGTCATTTAATGGTTTTCATCGACGGTGAGCTCAAGTTTCAGATTCACGATCAAGGGCCTGGTGACTTATATTTTAAATGTGGAGTTTATGCGGCTCCAAGAAATATTAGTTATTACATGGAATCGAGGTGGAGAGATATCAGGCTGTACAAAATGTAA